In a single window of the Flavobacterium ammoniigenes genome:
- a CDS encoding tetratricopeptide repeat protein translates to MKHLVYIIVFITSFGFAQSGFEKGNVLYQKGQYEQAIQAYESVLDSHQQSAELYFNLGNCYYKLHQVAPSIYNYEKALVLSPDDVDITNNLKFAHKLTIDEVKEVPKVGFAKLLRDFTGMYHFNTWACISIVFGFLFLGFFIGYYFSPATLYKRIFFIGMFLWLIFLFLSIGAGIFEKNHFINERPAIVFAEVSEVKSEPQKGSPATFILHEGTKVFVEETLGKWKKIELTDGTEGWIENEAIREVK, encoded by the coding sequence ATGAAACATTTAGTCTATATAATAGTATTCATCACTTCTTTTGGATTTGCTCAAAGCGGATTCGAAAAAGGGAATGTTTTGTATCAAAAAGGGCAATACGAACAAGCGATTCAGGCCTACGAAAGCGTATTGGATTCGCATCAGCAATCTGCCGAATTGTATTTCAATTTAGGGAATTGTTACTACAAATTGCACCAAGTAGCGCCGTCGATCTACAATTATGAGAAAGCCTTAGTCTTGTCTCCCGATGATGTAGACATCACAAACAACTTGAAATTCGCACATAAATTAACCATCGATGAGGTAAAAGAAGTGCCCAAAGTAGGCTTTGCCAAATTGCTTCGAGATTTTACGGGAATGTATCATTTCAATACCTGGGCGTGTATTTCGATCGTTTTTGGATTCTTGTTTTTAGGCTTTTTTATTGGCTATTATTTTTCGCCTGCCACCCTCTACAAACGCATTTTCTTTATTGGGATGTTTCTGTGGTTAATCTTCCTATTCCTAAGTATAGGTGCCGGGATATTTGAAAAAAATCATTTTATAAACGAACGACCAGCTATCGTTTTTGCTGAAGTATCAGAGGTAAAAAGTGAACCGCAAAAAGGGAGCCCCGCCACTTTTATTTTACACGAAGGAACCAAAGTTTTTGTGGAGGAAACTTTGGGTAAGTGGAAAAAAATTGAACTTACTGATGGCACGGAAGGGTGGATTGAAAACGAAGCCATTAGAGAGGTGAAATAG
- a CDS encoding CvpA family protein, producing the protein MGFLDIIIGALLVYAAFKGIQNGLFVELASFFSLIVGIYLAFQFSSMAKTALAGVLKWNPYTIQIIAFIGTFLVVIISVSLAGKFLTKFASFAYLGWINKAGGGFFRVLKTVLIVSILFSVFEKINYNHFLAKKETLDRSIFFNPIQKTADFVFPSIQKLYQKATAK; encoded by the coding sequence ATGGGATTTTTAGACATAATTATTGGGGCGTTATTGGTATATGCCGCGTTTAAAGGAATTCAAAATGGACTTTTTGTGGAACTGGCTTCCTTTTTTTCTTTAATTGTTGGAATTTATTTGGCTTTTCAATTTTCATCTATGGCTAAAACCGCTTTAGCAGGTGTATTAAAATGGAATCCGTATACCATCCAGATCATTGCTTTTATTGGTACTTTTTTAGTCGTAATTATTAGCGTGTCTTTAGCCGGAAAGTTCTTGACTAAGTTTGCCAGTTTTGCTTATTTGGGATGGATAAATAAAGCAGGGGGAGGTTTTTTTAGAGTGCTGAAAACGGTTTTAATTGTGAGTATTCTATTTAGTGTTTTTGAGAAAATCAACTACAATCATTTTTTGGCCAAAAAAGAAACTTTAGATCGCTCTATTTTCTTTAATCCGATTCAAAAAACTGCTGATTTTGTGTTTCCTTCTATTCAGAAATTATACCAAAAAGCGACGGCTAAATAA
- the pheS gene encoding phenylalanine--tRNA ligase subunit alpha gives MIDKIKEYISEAQGFSSQDPAELEAFRIKFLGSKGLLKELFAEFKNVPNEQKKEFGQVINLLKTSAEDKVKSIQEALESKEESKGFYGDLTRAAEPVLIGSRHPISIVKNQIIDIFSTIGFNVSEGPEIEDDWHNFTALNLPEYHPARDMQDTFFIQTNPDILLRTHTSSVQVRYMENNKPPIRTISPGRVFRNEAVSSRSHCIFHQVEGLYIDKDVSFADLKQTLLYFTKEMFGKSKIRLRPSYFPFTEPSAEIDIYWGLKTETDYRITKGTGWLEIGGCGMVDPNVLKNCGIDPEEYNGFAFGMGVERIAMLLYQIGDIRMFYENDVRFLEQFKSLV, from the coding sequence ATGATAGACAAGATAAAAGAATATATTAGCGAAGCACAAGGATTTTCTTCCCAAGATCCAGCAGAACTAGAAGCTTTCCGAATTAAATTTTTAGGAAGTAAGGGACTTTTAAAAGAGTTGTTTGCTGAATTTAAAAATGTTCCTAACGAACAGAAAAAAGAATTTGGACAAGTAATTAATTTATTGAAAACCTCTGCCGAAGACAAAGTAAAATCTATCCAAGAAGCCCTAGAAAGCAAAGAAGAAAGCAAAGGATTTTATGGCGATTTAACTCGTGCTGCAGAACCCGTTTTGATTGGGTCTCGTCATCCCATTTCCATAGTTAAGAATCAAATTATTGATATATTTTCAACCATAGGTTTCAATGTGTCTGAAGGCCCAGAGATCGAGGACGATTGGCACAATTTTACTGCTTTGAACTTGCCCGAATACCATCCGGCTCGTGACATGCAGGACACCTTTTTTATTCAAACCAATCCTGATATTTTGTTGCGTACTCACACTTCATCAGTACAAGTGCGTTATATGGAAAATAACAAACCGCCCATTAGAACCATTTCTCCTGGACGTGTTTTTCGTAACGAAGCGGTTTCGTCACGTTCGCACTGCATTTTCCATCAAGTGGAAGGATTGTATATTGACAAAGACGTTTCTTTTGCCGACTTGAAACAAACCTTATTGTATTTCACCAAAGAGATGTTTGGCAAGTCAAAAATTCGGTTGAGACCGTCTTATTTTCCTTTTACAGAACCAAGTGCTGAGATTGACATTTATTGGGGCCTAAAAACCGAAACCGATTACCGTATTACAAAAGGAACCGGTTGGTTAGAAATTGGGGGTTGCGGAATGGTAGACCCTAACGTTTTGAAAAACTGCGGAATTGATCCAGAAGAATACAATGGTTTTGCTTTCGGAATGGGAGTAGAGCGTATTGCGATGTTGTTGTATCAAATTGGAGACATCCGAATGTTCTATGAAAACGATGTTCGTTTCTTAGAACAATTTAAATCACTAGTATAA
- a CDS encoding NAD(P)H-dependent glycerol-3-phosphate dehydrogenase yields MAENLKFAVIGGGSWATAIAKMLCANVQEIAWYMRNEAAIEHIKVEKHNPNYLSSVEFDTNKLRLTHDINEAVAFADYLIFAIPSAFLETELANLTTSLENKIIFSAIKGIVPETSLIVGEHFHVNYNIPYDNIGVITGPCHAEEVALERLSYLTIACGDAEKAAYVAANLSSNYIKTKITDDIIGTEYAAMLKNIYAVAAGIAHGLGYGDNFQSVLMSNAIREMKKFIKKVHKMKRNINDSAYLGDLLVTGYSVFSRNRMFGNMIGKGYTVKSAMMEMSMVAEGYYATKSAYQLNQGYGASTPIIDAVYSILYEGKNAKKVFKNLTDQLD; encoded by the coding sequence ATGGCCGAAAATTTAAAATTTGCAGTTATTGGTGGAGGTAGTTGGGCTACCGCCATTGCTAAAATGCTGTGCGCTAATGTCCAAGAGATTGCTTGGTACATGCGAAACGAAGCTGCAATTGAACATATCAAAGTAGAAAAACACAATCCGAATTACTTAAGTTCGGTGGAGTTTGATACCAATAAGTTACGATTAACTCACGATATTAACGAAGCGGTTGCTTTTGCCGATTATCTCATTTTTGCTATTCCTTCCGCTTTTTTGGAAACTGAATTGGCCAATTTGACAACTTCGCTGGAAAACAAAATTATTTTCTCTGCCATTAAAGGAATTGTTCCTGAAACTAGTTTAATTGTAGGCGAACACTTCCATGTTAATTACAACATTCCTTATGATAACATTGGCGTAATTACTGGCCCTTGTCATGCAGAAGAAGTGGCATTAGAACGCCTTTCGTATCTAACCATCGCATGTGGAGATGCTGAAAAAGCGGCCTATGTAGCTGCCAATTTATCCAGCAATTACATCAAAACTAAAATAACCGATGACATCATTGGTACCGAATATGCGGCCATGTTAAAAAACATTTACGCCGTCGCGGCAGGAATAGCTCATGGCTTAGGCTATGGCGACAACTTTCAATCGGTATTGATGAGTAATGCCATTCGCGAGATGAAAAAATTCATCAAAAAAGTACACAAAATGAAACGTAACATCAATGATTCGGCTTACTTGGGCGATTTATTGGTTACAGGGTATTCTGTTTTTTCTAGAAACAGGATGTTCGGAAATATGATTGGAAAAGGCTATACGGTAAAAAGTGCTATGATGGAAATGAGTATGGTAGCCGAAGGCTATTATGCTACTAAAAGTGCCTATCAATTGAATCAGGGATATGGAGCCAGCACACCAATAATTGATGCCGTGTATAGCATTTTGTATGAAGGTAAAAATGCTAAAAAAGTATTCAAAAATTTGACAGATCAATTGGATTAA